A region from the Pseudomonas promysalinigenes genome encodes:
- a CDS encoding polyamine ABC transporter substrate-binding protein yields MSISVFRKALMAGAGLTLACSVQAAPTVHFYNWSDYIGPNTLADFEKQTGIKPVQDVFDSNETLEGKLLAGNTGYDVVVPSNHFLGKQIKAGAFRKLDKNLLPNYSNLDPALMKRLEKNDPGNQYAVPYLWGTNGIGYNVDKVKAALGVDTIDSWAVLFEPENMKKLSKCGVAFLDSADEMLPAVLNYMGLNPNSTDPKDYAKAEQKLLAVRPYVTYFHSSKYITDLANGDICVAAGFSGDVFQAKARAEEAKKGVNLAYAIPKEGGNLWFDVLAIPKDAKNVKEAHAFINYLLKPEVIAQVSDYVGYANPNPKAGDLMDQAVRTDAAVYPPQEVLDKMFVNSELPPKVQRLMTRSWTKVKSGK; encoded by the coding sequence TTGTCTATTTCTGTATTTCGCAAGGCCTTGATGGCTGGAGCGGGCCTGACGCTGGCATGCAGCGTCCAAGCGGCGCCTACGGTGCACTTCTACAACTGGTCGGACTATATCGGCCCGAACACATTGGCGGACTTCGAAAAGCAAACGGGCATCAAGCCTGTGCAGGACGTTTTCGACTCCAACGAAACCTTGGAAGGCAAACTGCTCGCCGGCAACACCGGCTATGACGTAGTGGTGCCGTCCAACCATTTCCTCGGCAAGCAGATCAAGGCGGGCGCGTTTCGCAAGCTCGACAAGAACCTGCTGCCCAACTATTCCAACCTTGACCCGGCGTTGATGAAGCGCCTGGAGAAGAACGACCCAGGCAACCAGTACGCCGTGCCATATCTGTGGGGCACCAATGGTATTGGTTACAACGTCGATAAGGTCAAGGCCGCGCTGGGCGTGGATACCATCGACTCCTGGGCGGTGCTGTTCGAACCCGAGAACATGAAGAAGCTTTCCAAGTGCGGTGTGGCCTTCCTCGATTCGGCAGACGAAATGCTCCCCGCGGTGCTCAACTACATGGGGCTCAACCCCAACAGCACCGACCCCAAGGATTACGCAAAGGCCGAGCAGAAGTTACTGGCTGTACGCCCGTACGTGACCTACTTCCACTCGTCCAAGTACATCACGGACCTGGCCAACGGCGACATCTGCGTCGCGGCAGGTTTCTCGGGTGATGTGTTCCAGGCCAAGGCCCGCGCTGAGGAAGCGAAGAAGGGCGTGAACCTGGCTTATGCCATCCCCAAGGAAGGCGGCAACCTTTGGTTCGATGTGCTGGCGATCCCCAAGGACGCCAAGAACGTCAAAGAGGCCCACGCCTTCATCAACTATTTGCTGAAACCTGAGGTTATCGCCCAGGTCAGTGATTACGTCGGTTACGCCAACCCGAACCCCAAGGCTGGCGACCTGATGGACCAGGCCGTGAGGACTGACGCCGCGGTTTACCCACCGCAGGAAGTGCTGGACAAGATGTTCGTGAACTCAGAGTTGCCGCCAAAGGTGCAGCGTCTGATGACCCGTAGCTGGACCAAGGTCAAGTCGGGCAAGTAA
- a CDS encoding polyamine ABC transporter substrate-binding protein yields MKKMGKTLLAAALMGAMATAAQAEDKVLNVYNWSDYIAPDTIAKFEKQTGIKVKYDVFDSNETLEAKLLAGKSGYDIVVPSNNFLAKQIKAGVYEELDRSKLSNWKNLDEDLLKAVGDASDQGNKYAFPYMWGSIGIGYNPEKVKAALGVDKIDSWDVVFKPENIEKLKSCGVSFLDAPTEMIPAALHYLGKPTNSTSKQDLKAAEDLFLKIRPSITYFHSSKYIGDMANGNICVAVGYSGDLEQSKARAHEAGDKVKVDYVIPKEGAGTFYDMVAIPKDAEHKDAAYQFMNFLLQPEIMAEITNAVRFPNGNAAATQFVDQAIKGDPSIYPPADVKKKLYAIAAPDAKVQRDITRSWTRIKSGK; encoded by the coding sequence ATGAAGAAAATGGGCAAGACGTTGCTGGCCGCAGCCCTGATGGGTGCCATGGCCACTGCTGCACAGGCCGAAGACAAGGTGTTGAACGTCTACAACTGGTCGGACTACATCGCGCCGGACACCATCGCCAAGTTCGAGAAGCAAACTGGCATCAAGGTCAAATACGACGTCTTCGACAGCAACGAAACCCTCGAAGCCAAGCTGCTGGCGGGCAAGTCGGGTTACGACATCGTTGTGCCGTCCAACAACTTCCTGGCCAAGCAGATCAAGGCTGGCGTCTACGAGGAGCTGGACCGCTCCAAGCTCAGCAACTGGAAAAACCTCGACGAAGACCTGCTCAAGGCCGTGGGCGATGCCAGCGACCAAGGCAACAAATACGCCTTCCCGTACATGTGGGGTTCGATCGGCATCGGCTACAACCCGGAAAAGGTCAAGGCCGCGCTGGGCGTGGACAAGATCGACTCGTGGGACGTGGTGTTCAAGCCTGAGAACATCGAAAAGCTCAAGAGCTGCGGCGTAAGCTTCCTGGATGCCCCGACCGAGATGATCCCGGCTGCGCTGCACTACCTGGGCAAGCCGACCAACAGCACCAGCAAGCAAGACCTCAAGGCCGCCGAGGACCTGTTCCTCAAGATCCGTCCTTCGATCACCTACTTCCACTCGTCCAAGTACATTGGCGACATGGCCAACGGCAACATCTGCGTAGCCGTCGGTTACTCGGGTGACCTGGAGCAGTCCAAGGCCCGCGCTCACGAGGCCGGCGACAAGGTCAAGGTGGACTACGTGATTCCTAAAGAAGGTGCCGGCACCTTCTACGACATGGTCGCCATCCCGAAAGATGCCGAGCATAAAGATGCTGCCTACCAGTTCATGAACTTCCTGCTGCAGCCGGAAATCATGGCCGAAATCACCAACGCCGTGCGCTTCCCTAACGGTAACGCCGCAGCCACCCAGTTCGTGGACCAGGCCATCAAAGGCGACCCGAGCATCTACCCGCCAGCGGACGTGAAGAAGAAGCTTTACGCCATCGCGGCACCCGATGCAAAGGTGCAGCGTGACATCACCCGTAGCTGGACCCGGATCAAGTCGGGCAAATAA
- a CDS encoding aspartate aminotransferase family protein — protein sequence MSVNNPQTREWQNLSGEHHLAPFSDYKQLKEKGPRIITKAQGVHLWDSEGHKILDGMAGLWCVAVGYGREELVQAAERQMRELPYYNLFFQTAHPPALELAKAITEVAPQGMTHVFFTGSGSEGNDTVLRMVRHYWALKGKPQKQTIIGRVNGYHGSTVAGASLGGMSGMHEQGGLPIPGIVHIAQPYWFGEGGDMTPDAFGVWAAEQLEQKILEVGEDNVAAFIAEPIQGAGGVIIPPETYWPKVKEILAKYDILFVADEVICGFGRTGQWFGSDYYDLKPDLMTIAKGLTSGYIPMGGVIVRDKVAKVLSEGGDFNHGFTYSGHPVAAAVGLENLRILRDEKIVEKARTEVAPYLQKRLRELQDHPLVGEVRGLGLLGAIELVKDKATRSRYEGKGVGMVCRNFCFENGLIMRAVGDTMIIAPPLVISREEVDELVEKARKCLDLTLEAIR from the coding sequence ATGAGCGTCAATAACCCGCAAACCCGTGAATGGCAAAACCTGAGCGGCGAGCATCACCTTGCACCCTTCTCTGACTACAAGCAGCTCAAGGAGAAGGGCCCGCGCATCATTACCAAAGCGCAGGGTGTGCATTTGTGGGACAGCGAGGGGCACAAGATCCTCGACGGCATGGCCGGCCTGTGGTGCGTGGCGGTTGGCTATGGCCGCGAAGAGTTGGTGCAGGCGGCCGAAAGGCAGATGCGCGAGTTGCCGTACTACAACCTGTTCTTCCAGACCGCCCACCCGCCAGCGCTGGAGCTGGCCAAGGCGATCACCGAGGTTGCGCCGCAGGGCATGACCCATGTGTTCTTCACCGGCTCCGGTTCCGAAGGCAATGACACCGTGCTGCGCATGGTTCGCCATTACTGGGCGCTGAAAGGCAAACCGCAGAAGCAGACCATTATCGGCCGGGTCAATGGCTACCACGGCTCGACCGTTGCCGGGGCCAGCCTGGGTGGTATGAGTGGCATGCACGAGCAGGGCGGCTTGCCGATCCCGGGCATCGTGCACATCGCCCAGCCATACTGGTTCGGCGAGGGCGGTGACATGACCCCGGATGCGTTCGGGGTATGGGCCGCCGAGCAACTGGAACAAAAAATCCTGGAAGTCGGCGAAGACAACGTGGCGGCCTTCATTGCCGAGCCGATCCAGGGTGCAGGCGGGGTCATCATCCCGCCTGAAACCTATTGGCCGAAGGTGAAGGAGATCCTGGCCAAGTACGACATCCTGTTCGTTGCCGATGAAGTGATCTGCGGTTTCGGCCGTACCGGCCAGTGGTTCGGCTCCGACTACTACGACCTCAAGCCTGATTTGATGACCATCGCCAAGGGCCTGACCTCCGGTTACATCCCCATGGGTGGGGTGATCGTGCGAGACAAAGTGGCCAAGGTGCTCAGCGAGGGCGGTGACTTCAACCACGGCTTCACCTACTCCGGGCACCCGGTGGCGGCGGCGGTGGGCCTGGAAAACCTGCGTATCCTGCGCGATGAAAAGATCGTCGAGAAGGCGCGCACGGAAGTGGCACCGTACTTGCAAAAACGACTGCGCGAGCTGCAGGACCACCCGCTGGTAGGCGAGGTACGCGGCCTTGGCCTGCTTGGCGCGATCGAGCTGGTCAAGGACAAAGCCACCCGCAGCCGTTACGAAGGCAAAGGTGTAGGCATGGTGTGCCGTAACTTCTGCTTCGAGAACGGCCTGATCATGCGCGCGGTTGGCGACACCATGATAATCGCGCCACCGTTGGTGATCAGCCGCGAGGAGGTGGATGAGCTCGTGGAAAAGGCGCGCAAGTGCTTGGACCTGACACTCGAAGCGATCCGCTGA
- a CDS encoding glutamine synthetase family protein, which translates to MSNNLDQLTDWLKEHKITEVECLISDLTGITRGKISPTNKFIAEKGMRLPESVLLQTVTGDYVDDDIYYDLLDPADIDMICRPDQDAVFLVPWAIEPTAQVIHDTYDKKGNPVELSPRNVLKKVLKLYADKGWQPIVAPEMEFYLTKRSEDPDFPLQPPVGRSGRPETGRQSFSIEAANEFDPLFEDVYDWCELQRLDLDTLIHEDGTAQMEINFRHGDALHLADQILVFKRTMREAALKHNVAATFMAKPMTGEPGSAMHLHQSVVDVATGKNIFSNEDGSMSELFLNHIGGLQKFIPEALPLFAPNVNSFRRFLPDTSAPVNVEWGEENRTVGLRVPDAGPQNRRVENRLPGADANPYLAIAASLLCGYIGMVEGIEASAPVQGRGYERRNLRLPLTIEDALERMEISRALVQYLGKKFITGYVATKRAEHENFKRVISSWEREFLLFAV; encoded by the coding sequence ATGAGTAACAACCTCGACCAGCTCACCGATTGGTTGAAAGAGCACAAGATCACCGAAGTCGAATGCCTGATCAGTGACCTGACTGGCATCACCCGCGGCAAGATCTCGCCGACCAACAAATTCATCGCCGAAAAAGGCATGCGCCTGCCCGAGAGCGTGCTGCTGCAGACCGTGACCGGCGACTATGTCGACGATGACATCTATTACGACCTGCTCGACCCAGCGGACATCGACATGATCTGCCGCCCTGACCAGGATGCGGTGTTCCTCGTGCCGTGGGCCATCGAGCCGACGGCCCAGGTGATTCACGACACCTACGACAAGAAGGGCAACCCGGTCGAGCTGTCGCCGCGCAACGTGCTGAAGAAAGTGCTCAAGCTCTACGCCGACAAGGGCTGGCAGCCGATCGTCGCGCCAGAGATGGAGTTCTACCTGACCAAGCGCAGCGAAGACCCGGATTTCCCGCTGCAACCGCCAGTCGGCCGCTCCGGGCGCCCTGAAACGGGCCGCCAGTCGTTCTCGATCGAGGCGGCGAACGAATTCGATCCGCTGTTCGAAGATGTGTATGACTGGTGCGAACTGCAGCGCCTGGACCTGGACACGCTGATTCACGAAGATGGCACGGCGCAGATGGAAATCAACTTCCGTCATGGTGATGCCCTGCACCTGGCCGACCAGATTCTGGTGTTCAAACGCACCATGCGCGAGGCCGCGCTCAAGCACAACGTCGCTGCCACCTTCATGGCCAAGCCCATGACCGGCGAGCCGGGCAGCGCCATGCACCTGCACCAGAGCGTGGTCGATGTGGCCACGGGCAAGAACATCTTCAGCAATGAAGACGGCAGCATGAGCGAGCTGTTCCTGAACCACATCGGTGGCCTGCAGAAGTTCATCCCCGAAGCGCTGCCGCTGTTTGCCCCCAACGTCAACTCGTTCCGCCGCTTCCTGCCCGATACCTCGGCGCCGGTGAACGTGGAGTGGGGCGAAGAAAACCGCACCGTTGGCCTGCGCGTACCGGATGCCGGCCCGCAGAACCGCCGTGTCGAGAACCGCCTGCCAGGCGCTGATGCCAACCCTTACCTGGCCATCGCCGCGAGCCTGCTGTGCGGCTACATCGGCATGGTCGAAGGCATCGAAGCCAGCGCGCCGGTTCAGGGCCGTGGCTACGAGCGCCGCAACCTGCGCCTGCCGCTGACCATCGAGGATGCCCTTGAGCGCATGGAAATCAGTCGCGCGCTGGTGCAGTACCTGGGCAAGAAGTTCATCACCGGCTACGTCGCCACCAAGCGCGCCGAGCATGAGAACTTCAAGCGCGTCATCAGCTCCTGGGAGCGTGAGTTCCTGCTATTCGCTGTCTGA
- a CDS encoding glutamine synthetase family protein, with translation MSVPPRAVQLNEANAFLKEHPEVLYVDLLIADMNGVVRGKRIERTSLHKVYEKGINLPASLFALDINGSTVESTGLGLDIGDADRICYPIPGTLSNEPWQKRPTAQLLMTMHELEGEPFFADPREVLRQVVSKFTEMGLTICAAFELEFYLIDQENVNGRPQPPRSPISGKRPQSTQVYLIDDLDEYADCLQDILEGAKEQGIPADAIVKESAPAQFEVNLHHVPDPLKACDYAVLLKRLIKNIAYDHEMDTTFMAKPYPGQAGNGLHVHISVLDKDGNNIFTSEDPEQNAALRHAVGGVLETLPASMAFLCPNVNSYRRFGAQFYVPNAPSWGLDNRTVALRVPTGSPDAVRIEHRVAGADANPYLMMAAVLAGVHHGLTNKIEPGEPIEGNSYEQLEQSLPNNLRDALRELDDSEILNKYIDPKYIDIFVACKESELEEFEHSISDLEYNWYLHTV, from the coding sequence ATGTCGGTACCCCCGCGTGCCGTTCAGCTTAACGAAGCGAACGCGTTCCTTAAGGAACATCCTGAGGTTCTCTACGTTGACCTTCTGATTGCAGATATGAATGGTGTGGTGCGTGGCAAGCGCATAGAGCGCACCAGCCTCCACAAGGTTTACGAAAAAGGCATCAACCTGCCTGCCTCCCTCTTTGCCCTGGACATCAACGGTTCCACCGTCGAAAGCACAGGCCTTGGCCTGGACATCGGCGATGCTGACCGTATCTGCTACCCGATCCCCGGCACCCTCTCCAACGAACCCTGGCAGAAGCGCCCTACCGCCCAGCTGCTGATGACCATGCACGAACTCGAAGGCGAGCCGTTCTTCGCCGACCCGCGTGAAGTGCTGCGTCAGGTGGTGAGCAAGTTCACCGAAATGGGCCTGACCATCTGCGCCGCATTCGAGCTTGAGTTCTACCTGATCGACCAGGAAAACGTGAACGGCCGCCCGCAGCCGCCACGCTCGCCGATTTCGGGCAAGCGCCCACAGTCGACCCAGGTGTACCTGATCGACGACCTCGACGAATATGCCGACTGCCTGCAGGACATCCTGGAAGGTGCCAAAGAGCAAGGCATCCCAGCTGACGCCATCGTCAAGGAAAGCGCCCCGGCGCAGTTCGAAGTCAACCTGCACCACGTTCCCGATCCGCTCAAGGCCTGCGATTACGCAGTGCTGCTCAAGCGGCTGATAAAGAACATCGCCTACGACCATGAAATGGACACCACCTTCATGGCCAAGCCCTACCCGGGCCAGGCTGGCAACGGCCTGCACGTACACATCTCCGTGCTGGACAAAGATGGCAACAACATCTTCACCAGCGAGGATCCCGAGCAGAACGCCGCGCTACGTCACGCTGTCGGCGGTGTGCTCGAGACCCTGCCCGCGTCCATGGCTTTCCTCTGCCCGAACGTCAACTCGTACCGCCGTTTCGGCGCGCAGTTCTACGTGCCGAACGCGCCGAGCTGGGGCTTGGACAACCGCACCGTGGCCCTGCGCGTGCCGACCGGCTCGCCGGATGCCGTGCGTATCGAGCACCGTGTGGCCGGCGCTGACGCCAACCCATACTTGATGATGGCTGCCGTGCTGGCGGGCGTGCACCATGGCCTGACCAACAAGATCGAGCCAGGCGAGCCGATCGAAGGCAACTCGTATGAGCAGCTGGAGCAGAGCCTGCCGAACAACCTGCGCGATGCCCTGCGCGAGCTGGACGACAGCGAGATCCTGAACAAGTACATCGATCCGAAGTACATCGACATCTTCGTCGCGTGCAAGGAGAGCGAGCTGGAGGAGTTCGAGCACTCGATCTCCGACCTCGAGTACAACTGGTATCTGCACACCGTCTAA
- the argA gene encoding amino-acid N-acetyltransferase produces MPEYVNWLRHASPYINAHRDCTFVVMLPGDGVEHPNFGNIVHDLVLLHSLGVRLVLVHGSRPQIESRLAERGLTPHYHHGLRITDAATLDCVIDAVGALRLAIEARLSMDIAASPMQGSRLRVACGNLVTARPIGVLEGVDYHHTGEVRRIDRKGISRLLDERSIVLLSPLGYSPTGEIFNLACEDVATRAAIELGADKLLLFGAEPGLLDESGRLVRELRPQQIAPHLARLGGDYQAELLDAAAEACKGGVARSHIVSYAEDGALLTELFTREGGGTLVSQEQFEVVREATIEDVGGLLDLISPLEEQGILVRRSREVLEREIEQFSVVEREGMIIACAALYPIADSQAGELACLAVNPEYRHGGRGDELLERIEGRARQMGLNTLFVLTTRTAHWFRERGFAPSGVERLPAARASLYNYQRNSKIFEKPL; encoded by the coding sequence ATGCCCGAATACGTCAACTGGCTACGTCATGCCTCCCCGTACATCAATGCCCATCGCGATTGCACCTTCGTGGTCATGCTCCCCGGCGATGGCGTTGAACACCCTAATTTCGGCAATATCGTCCACGACCTGGTGCTGCTGCACAGCTTGGGTGTGCGCCTGGTGCTGGTGCATGGTTCGCGCCCGCAGATCGAAAGCCGCCTGGCCGAGCGTGGGCTGACCCCGCACTACCATCATGGCCTGCGTATCACCGACGCAGCCACCCTGGATTGCGTGATCGATGCCGTAGGCGCCCTGCGCCTGGCCATCGAGGCACGCCTGTCGATGGACATCGCCGCCTCGCCCATGCAGGGCTCGCGCCTGCGCGTGGCTTGCGGCAACCTGGTCACCGCACGGCCGATCGGGGTGCTCGAAGGCGTGGACTACCACCACACCGGGGAAGTGCGGCGAATAGACCGTAAAGGCATCAGCCGCCTGCTCGACGAGCGGTCCATCGTACTGCTGTCGCCGCTGGGCTATTCGCCCACGGGTGAAATCTTCAACCTGGCATGTGAAGACGTCGCAACTCGTGCAGCCATCGAGCTGGGTGCCGACAAGCTGCTGCTGTTCGGGGCCGAGCCTGGCCTGCTGGACGAGAGCGGTCGGTTGGTGCGTGAGCTGCGGCCACAACAGATTGCTCCGCACCTGGCGCGCCTGGGCGGCGATTACCAGGCTGAGTTGCTCGACGCGGCTGCCGAGGCCTGCAAAGGCGGTGTGGCGCGTAGCCATATCGTCAGTTATGCCGAAGATGGCGCTTTGCTCACCGAACTGTTCACCCGAGAAGGTGGCGGTACGCTGGTGTCCCAGGAGCAGTTCGAGGTGGTGCGCGAGGCGACCATCGAGGATGTCGGTGGCTTGCTGGACCTGATCAGCCCGCTGGAAGAGCAAGGCATTCTGGTGCGCCGCTCGCGCGAGGTGCTGGAGCGTGAGATCGAGCAGTTCAGTGTGGTCGAGCGTGAGGGGATGATCATTGCCTGTGCAGCGCTGTACCCGATTGCCGATTCGCAGGCTGGGGAACTGGCGTGCCTGGCGGTAAACCCGGAATACCGTCACGGCGGGCGTGGCGACGAACTGCTGGAGCGGATCGAGGGGCGGGCGCGGCAGATGGGGTTAAATACCCTGTTCGTGCTCACGACGCGTACGGCGCACTGGTTCCGTGAGCGCGGGTTTGCCCCTAGCGGTGTCGAGCGGCTGCCAGCGGCACGGGCTTCGTTGTACAACTACCAGCGCAATTCGAAGATTTTCGAGAAGCCGCTGTAA
- the argE gene encoding acetylornithine deacetylase: MPLPPLKDQFAALIAAPSVSCTQPALDQSNRQVIDLLAGWLGDLGFACDIREVSPGKFNLLASRGSGPGGLVLAGHSDTVPYDEQLWASDPLKLTEADGRWVGLGSCDMKGFFALIIEAVIPLLEHDFKQPLMILATCDEESSMSGARALAAAGQPLGRAAVIGEPTGLRPIRMHKGILMDRIDILGRSGHSSDPSLGHSAMEAMHEVMSELMGLRRQWQQTFSNPQFTVPTPTMNFGCIHGGDNPNRICGQCALEFDLRPLPGMDVEQLRAAIGDKLKPVAERHEVRIDYAPLFPEVPPFEQDADAELVQVAERLTGHRAEAVAFGTEAPYLQQLGCQTIVLGPGDIACAHQPGEYLEMSRIEPTVRLLRDLIRHYCLS, encoded by the coding sequence TTGCCGCTTTGATCGCCGCGCCCTCGGTCAGTTGTACCCAGCCTGCACTGGACCAGTCCAACCGCCAGGTCATCGACCTGTTGGCCGGCTGGTTGGGCGATCTGGGTTTTGCTTGTGACATCCGTGAGGTCAGCCCTGGCAAGTTCAACCTGTTGGCCAGCCGTGGTAGCGGCCCTGGCGGGCTGGTGCTGGCCGGGCACAGTGATACGGTGCCTTACGATGAACAACTGTGGGCCAGCGACCCGCTCAAGCTGACCGAGGCCGACGGCCGCTGGGTGGGCCTGGGTAGCTGCGACATGAAAGGCTTTTTCGCATTGATCATCGAAGCGGTCATTCCGCTGCTGGAGCACGATTTCAAGCAACCGCTGATGATCCTCGCTACCTGCGATGAAGAAAGCTCCATGTCCGGTGCCCGCGCTCTGGCGGCTGCCGGCCAGCCGCTGGGCCGTGCGGCGGTGATCGGCGAGCCCACCGGCCTGCGGCCGATTCGCATGCATAAGGGCATCCTGATGGACCGCATCGACATCCTCGGGCGCAGCGGGCATTCCTCTGACCCAAGCCTGGGCCATAGTGCGATGGAGGCCATGCACGAGGTGATGAGCGAGCTGATGGGCCTGCGCCGGCAATGGCAGCAAACCTTCAGTAACCCGCAGTTCACCGTGCCGACGCCAACCATGAATTTCGGCTGCATCCATGGCGGTGACAACCCCAACCGCATCTGTGGCCAATGCGCCCTGGAGTTCGACCTGCGCCCGCTGCCGGGCATGGATGTGGAACAGTTGCGCGCCGCCATTGGCGATAAACTCAAGCCTGTGGCCGAGCGTCATGAAGTGCGTATCGACTACGCCCCGTTGTTCCCTGAGGTGCCGCCGTTCGAGCAGGACGCGGACGCCGAGCTGGTGCAAGTGGCCGAACGCCTCACCGGCCATCGTGCCGAAGCGGTGGCGTTCGGTACCGAAGCGCCTTATCTTCAGCAGCTGGGCTGCCAGACCATCGTGCTCGGCCCAGGTGATATCGCCTGCGCCCACCAGCCTGGCGAATACCTTGAAATGTCACGAATCGAGCCTACCGTGCGTCTATTGCGTGACCTGATCCGGCACTATTGCCTGAGTTAA